ttttattttttgtgcCTAATTTTACTCACGGTTGTTGCCAATTGCTTTAACTATGTTTGTGTTGATTAACTGCTGGTACTTATTTATATGCACCAGAGCCCTTGACCAGGATAGTGATTATGTATTGGGAGCTGAGACTCCTGTTTTTTCCTGTTGATTTTGGAATTTGTGAAAAAAGGATGTTACTTCTAATAGACATGTTATGATAAATCAGTTGATTTTGTTAATGGGTAGTGGTTAAAAGGTTATGCGATTGACAGTAGAATTTATCTAACTTTTGCCAATTGCTCGAATATAGTTCAATTCTTCAGTTGATCCTGGAAATTTGTAGTTCTGGGCTTTACGGATGGTTGACTAAGACTGATATATTCctagaaatatttatttttatgtgaccaaaatattcttattcAAAAATAACACTCTCTCCGTTTCCTAAAATTAGGAACTTTGGAAACTGCACGTGTTTTAATGCAATATTGgtagagtaagagagatgaagagaaaaaatagtaaaatcagtgttagtggattgtggggtccatttcctaaaatgaagagtttctatttttaggaaatggacttaaaaggaaagaatttctatttttaggaaacggagggagtataatgttATGCACAGAGATGATATCCTGCATGAAGTAATAacaattaattaacattttctaCTTCAATTTCTTTGtcttaaatattatttaaaggGGGTTGGTTCTACTTTCTAGTGATctgtaaagaaaataaataaataaggttTCTTTTTCAATTGACAGGCCAGAACAGGGTCTAGAGGCTTCGCTAGATATGCAAGTACAAGTGCTGTTGCAACTAAGTCATCTGGAGGTATCTTCAGTTGGTTAACCGGTGAAAAGTCATCTTCACTTCCACCACTTGACTTTCCTCTTGAGAATATTGTACTTCCCCCTCCGTTGCCAGACTATGTTGAGCCTGGGAAGACCAAGATAACTACTCTTCCCAATGGCGTCAGAATAGCTTCAGAAACATCTGCGGTAGGTGTCGATACTACTTTCATTATCTCcttgggattttatttatccTCCCCCTTCCCCCTTccattttcctcttttttcacTATTGGTGATCAGTATATTTCTTCATCAGAACCCTGCAGCCTCAATTGGACTTTTCGTTGATTCTGGCTCAATCTATGAAAACCCAGATTCATATGGAGCCACACACCTCCTGGAGCGTATGGCCTTTAAAAGTTCCACTAACCGGAGCCACTTGCGCATTGTGCGAGAAGTTGAGGCAATTGGTGGCAATGTAACTGCGTCAGCCTCCCGGGAGCATATGAGTTACACTTATGATGCACTTAAAACATATGTACCTCAAATGGTTGAGCTTCTCGTTGACTGTGTTAGAAACCCAGCCTTTTTGGATTGGGAAGTTAGTGAACAGGTACgtttgtgtttgttttcttAGGCTCACTCCTCACTCTGTTTGGATATTGTACTGGGATCCTGATATGCCCTCTACAGATCCTCAAGGTGAGTGCTGAGATTAGTGAATACTCCAAAAACCCTCACCACCTGCTTCTGGAGGCTATTCATTCAACTGGTTACTCTGGTGCTTATGCAAATGGTCTTTTGGCTTCCGAAGCTGCAGTTAACAGGTTGAATGGCACTGTTTTGGAGAAATTTGTTTCTGTAAGTCTAAGTTCTGAACATCGTTcttcattatataaataagtgtttctgtTGTGAACCTTTGATGTTGACTATGATTTATTTATAATTGGAGTATTTACCATTATTCCGTCTAACTGATTTTATATGTTGTAGGAACACTACACCGCCCCTAGGATCGTCCTTGCTGCATCGGGTGTTGAGCATGATAAACTGTTAGAATATGCAGAACCACTTTTATCCGATCTTCCTGAAGGTTCTAGCCCTGCAGTGGCAAAGCCAATATACACAGGAGGAGATTTTCGCCGTAAAGGTGATTCAGGGGTGTGTATCAACAATATCCTGGATAAcctatatatttttcatttttatttctagTCTCATTCTTTGAATGTTGATTTTGGAAATTAGGCTTTAATATATCATTCTGAATGCATGTGCAGATGACTCACTTTGCTATGGCCTTTGAATTTCCTGGTGGCTGGATTAAGGAGAAGGATGCTATGACATTGACCGTTCTTCAGGTTTGCTTGCTCATTTGGACCATCCTTAATTCAACCCCAGATGCTCTTTCCTTGAGAAGAAATGAGCAATAGGAGAGGATGCTTAAGCTAGCTTGAAATTTCACAGCTACTTTTCGTCCATGATTTGGTTTCCATTTTTAAGAAACTTCTGATCTATTTTTCATCTTATAAGAAGACACTTTCTGTATCAATCGTGTAGATGCTCATGGGCGGAGGAGGATCTTTCTCGGCTGGTGGTCCTGGAAAGGGGATGTACTCAAGATTATGTACGCTCCAGTcatagtattttaattttgaaactGAATTTAGAAACTCTTGTTTAACACAAATCATGACTTGAGCTGTTTTAGATGCCTGTCTTGTTTAATTCACATTGTGTGGCTTAAAAAGACTTTTCTGCCTACATGTTTAATTTTCTGTCGCTATGTCATAAGAAATGCCAGTATAACGATGTTAGGTGTCTGCACTTTTTCTGTGATCACTTTTGTATCAAGTGGAGGTTCACATGTGTGTTATCTTTAATGATAAGCAGATCTTCGTGTCCTGAACGAGCATCCTCAGATCCAATCTTTTTGTGCTTTCAACAGTATCTACAATCACACTGGACTATTTGGAATTCAAGCTAGTACTGTAAGAAAGCATTTTAGTTTTCTGTGTCTTTTTAAGCTTTAAGGAATTTTTGTGTTGTCCATGTTTTTTATGGGTGGTACCATGGTAGATATCTTGTTTCTACATCTGTTAACCTTTTTGCTTGGTAGCATGGTAGAACTGGGTGAAGAATTATCTCATTGGCAATCTGCCTATTCATATTTTATGTACACATAATGTAACTTTTAAGCAAGTTTGTGATCATATTCAGAATCCCAAATGAGCATATGATTCTCAGATATTATGGATGATATTTTCAGATTCTGAAAATTGTTTGTGCTCCTGTCACTCCATCACCGTGAAAAGTGTAAACATCCAATGGAATGGCTTAAATTATATGTTTTGATCATAAAGATGTCAATGTATGAATATTATGAACCTGTTTTTGAGGTGACCAAAAACTAATGGACAACTTGCTCTCTGCAGATGATGTTAGACATGGAGCATCGGCTTCATGCCTCTATTTTGTGCATATTTAGTTTCGAAGCTAGACTGATGAAACTACTTCTTGAATACAGGGATCTGATTTTGCACCACATGCTATTGAAATTGCCTGCAGAGAATTAACTGCTGTGGCATCTCCTGGAGATGGTTCTTACTGACCTTTCTTACTATTTTCTTGTACATCATGTATGCACATCTTGTCCCGCAGACAGAATTACTGAGCTTTTGTGGCTTTGATTCTTGTAGTTGATGAAGTACAGCTAAACCGTGCaaaacaatcaacaaaatctGCCATTTTGATGAACTTGGAATCCAGAGTATGCAATTTTGTGTTGCATTATGGTTTTTAAACTCATGAATTTTTCCTTCCATATGGATTTGTGCCAAATATTCTACTTATTGTTTGGGTGTTATCATTGCAGATGGTTGCAACTGAAGACATCGGTAAACAAATTTTGACCTATGGAGAGAGGTGCGTCCAGTAGTAATAAGTACTATTACTTTCAGAGTTGCACACTAGTGATTACTGATTGAGTGATATTGATTGGGGCCGGTGTTTGATAATTTATGCTGGTGTTTACTTTTTTGAGACTTTCACAATAGTGTCCACTAAGTCAATCTAATTCTCTTCATTGTAAAGTGTTGAAGGCTTAGTATGTAGCTGTTACAATCGTGTGTGTGTTTAGTCCCTGACGTAATGAAAACACGAGGATGTGGAAATCTAGACTTTGAGCCACAAACTATATCCAAAtaccactactactactactagatTACACTCCCTGCGTCCCACTAAATGtgaaacatttgcttttcggcatgagattttatgaaGTGTTGTTTGTGAGTTAAGTGGAAGCATAATAAAGTAGATATCATGTTGTTTCTCCATTTTAAGAATTGTGTCACTTTAAGTGGGACAGCCCCAAAAGCAATATGCTTGACATTTATCGGGACAGGGGGGAGTAGTAAAAGTAACAAGATTTACTTTGGTTTGGAAATTTGTTTTGAGATGCATTGATGAGTTGGTTTGGCAATTCTCTCTCTCAGTTGATGACTCTTCTTGCCTTACTGACAAAATCAACTTAGTGCTAGAGAGCCTACTGTTACCTTTTGTTTTGAATACTTAAATAAAAGAAGTGTGCATCAGTTGATTTAAAAGCTGAGGCCATGAAATCTTATATATGCTTAGGAAACCGGTGGAGCATTTCTTGAAGGCTGTTGATCAGGTCACAGCCAAAGATATTGCTACAATCACACAAAGGCTTTTCGAATCTCCCCTTACACTGGCATGTTACGGCGATGGTAACTAATTTCTTCTCAACATTTCTTTGTTTCTTGTATGGTAAGATTTTATTACCCTCCCGTGCATCTCACTCCCCTCCCGTGTGTATTATGCAGTGCACCACCTTCCAAGCTATGAGCTCATTAGCTGCAGGTTCAAATAAAAGTTACCCTTGTTACTGTTGAGATCAGAGAACTGATCGGAGAAGTTCTTCATGTCCCCGGTTTTGGGTGGGGGTTTTTGAAACGATGAACAGAACAACCTTTCTCTGTGATATAAGAGAATAAGGATGCTCTTCTGAAACAATAATTGACGCATCTATTTGCAAAAATCACTTATGCCTGATtctttgtatgttttgttttgacgtGGGAAATATTTGGGAGTATTGATCTGTTTTTACCTTTTAGCCATTTTTTGCGTGGAGTGGACTTTGACTGGTCCCACATCTTGATCATTGGGTAATATTTTTGTTCCTACTTTCATCtgaatttgataatttaataaACACAATCAGGGCGTTCTTTTTTGTCTGAAAGGAACGTAGCTATTCGTtattacttaaaataaaaatacctcCTCTCCGTTCCATAGAAGATGACTCCTTCCTTTCTTGgcggcacatgattttatgcaattttattttgtatgtgaAGTTGAGAgagtaagtaagagagagaataaagtaaaaataaagacgttttcatttttagtaatttgtcaTCTTGATTGAGATTAGCAAAAAAGAAAACTGAATTATCTATATTGCAATGGAAGTACTTattttatacttcctccgttttaCGTTACTTGAGGTGTTTCTATTCTGCACGAGATTTAAGATAGTtgtgtttaatgagttaaataaaatagatgagagaataaagtaagagaaagaatataGAGTAaagcaaaagaaagaataaagtgatATTAGATGTAAtgtttttagtcaaaaaaagaaatgactcaagtaacttgagacaaccaaaaatggaatacgactcaagtaacttgggacggaaggagtagatTCTACtgttagggttagtatactgaaaagcatgtttcgagcgagagttcgcacgaatagaacgTTGCATGTATAcgtaaaaactctacaatccacttttgacccgattcagtattattcgagcatttcgcacgaatagaatcagtatattattacattgtgtttgcttgtgcgtttatgagatgttttataaatatttaaatgcataagaagtaaacaaagcctaagtcttttgcttagtagactggttgtgggcgtcgtccactttaaggtaactacagtcggttctaagcaatgctttgcaaaagaaaaagaagaatttcacaacctagataggctttggctacctatcgtgaaaggttgcaatgtcagcccgattatttctaagccttattgaaataagatgacattggtgtggtatagcactgaatggatctaacagcaagacgtgtctttatgctatctactgaaagactaggtcttgataaatatctatttcttaatctacatacgttagcattgagcatacgatattgagtatctactactttgacttaccaaaggtgcgggttttttgtcactcaacgatccaggtatattgggtagtggtgatcattatctagcggtgctaggattgctattatgttgaaacgtgcgcgaggtgagtctcgtttgataatgtcctcaagaggagcttgaacaaggttttattattcggaaactggccagttggagttttattactctatgaataataaataagtgtttcttgctaagtccactcttggaattaataagatgttaattaattaagtccatagcagactctaattaattaatggacatttctatcttaagcgggggaaataaataataataaacaaaatggaaacccggaatacttataatttcggatttggatggggagttcaatattacgtctgtagtggctgctcgtaatattctaatataagcttgtattaaattgtgggtttaatttaattagtaaaaagctaattggggaagctcatatccaaagccttccatagatccctgactgggcccaatatgaactattataaataggagaataaaagagacagaacaTTATTCAACATAGTtgaaaatttcgtccctctctAATTAGAGaagagggacgaaaattctttgattttctcctccgtgagatcttcagctcctcctccgtgagaatttctgtcttctttattcgagtcctagtgtttcgataagatcagcccaccctgatgtcggaatacagttcgggacaccagtgagaagatctgtggtcaagtattgaagatcatcgtggagaaggctcaaacaatcgacgattctttggagaatcaacgaggtaaattggctaactccgtagcaagcatgttttaggatttatttgttctaaagcatgtatgtaattcaagttatgagcatgatacatgtgataattacgcgaatagattttgtctaaataatctgctaaatagatccgtattatgtgatccgtaagaacgcacgcttccgctgccaaccccttcaattggtaacagagccagtctttggctctgattatttggatttaaatttcgcgaatttcatgtatgcatgtcttatttgattacgaagcatgttctgggtatttttgtttaaatttttatgcatgatgaactcaagaactatcgaatcaaagaacttgaattactcgaacGCACGAGACGTGTGACCCGTCGGTGCTCGCGCCGAGATGGATCGCACCACGCGTGATCGAGATAGGGACGTCGAGATAGTGGCAGCCAgggagccgtgatcacggggcgacgcgcagacgagtggggctcgtgcgcgccgccggccgcGACCACACGCCCCACGGACCCAGGGTCGATGCCGACGCGGCGGTGCTAGGCgcggagtggtggttcgtccgagaaccaccgagacaccgcgTGACACCAGACCGATCCCTAGGCGGAAGATCCGAGACGGAACTCCGAGCTATTGGCCGAGACAGACGCGCCGTGTTGCACGCCGTGTGCcgagacagtgggagcaccGTGGCTCGGAAAGGCCGAGACGGGTGACGAACTACTAgccgagaggagccgcgccaCCGCGCAAGCCCTGGCCGAGCAACCGCGTCGCCCGACGTGCCGAAGAGGCCGAGAGCATCCGCGCCTTGTGCGCGACGCTGGCCGCAGACGGAGGCGACGGGCTGGCCGAGGAACCGAGCCACCCGACGCGTcacctggccgagacgctggcgcgctcCCTGCGCGTTGGTGCCGAGATGCTGGgtgcgtcgtgatccgacgacgaactcgtcggactttcatcgttcatcgttcgtgcgaacctcgtacgatgagataacgatgcaggattattttaatgattatttaattattttattaaaagatatcatcaaaatattattatttaagggaaataaaatctttatggaagatttgcctagattttaggaatatttatattattatctatatctatggaaataaataatattattttattcctagatgatatggatgagaataatttaatagtttcctaatattcatctagattcaagataaatatggtgataagatttgaatatatcttttgtggattttatatattatatgagatttgatttaatataaaatcttggattaattagattctttccttattaaattgatttatatggattttattcctagataaatcctagttatatttggaaaataataatctaattttatctatatcctatggatttattCCGAGACAAATCccagttggatttagataatgataatattattttatttttatcctatgaatttatatgaatttattcttagataaattctagatg
This portion of the Salvia splendens isolate huo1 chromosome 10, SspV2, whole genome shotgun sequence genome encodes:
- the LOC121753387 gene encoding mitochondrial-processing peptidase subunit alpha-like, which produces MYRTASSRLRALKARTGSRGFARYASTSAVATKSSGGIFSWLTGEKSSSLPPLDFPLENIVLPPPLPDYVEPGKTKITTLPNGVRIASETSANPAASIGLFVDSGSIYENPDSYGATHLLERMAFKSSTNRSHLRIVREVEAIGGNVTASASREHMSYTYDALKTYVPQMVELLVDCVRNPAFLDWEVSEQILKVSAEISEYSKNPHHLLLEAIHSTGYSGAYANGLLASEAAVNRLNGTVLEKFVSEHYTAPRIVLAASGVEHDKLLEYAEPLLSDLPEGSSPAVAKPIYTGGDFRRKGDSGMTHFAMAFEFPGGWIKEKDAMTLTVLQMLMGGGGSFSAGGPGKGMYSRLYLRVLNEHPQIQSFCAFNSIYNHTGLFGIQASTGSDFAPHAIEIACRELTAVASPGDVDEVQLNRAKQSTKSAILMNLESRMVATEDIGKQILTYGERKPVEHFLKAVDQVTAKDIATITQRLFESPLTLACYGDVHHLPSYELISCRFK